ATTAGCCTCTGACTCAAAAATACAGAACTTTTTAAATACAAAGTAGTGATAAAATGTAAATGGGCATCTTGATATACTGAGTTAGTTCCTTTGCCCTAGAAGTGTTCAGCAGGAAGCTTGATACCTTATTGCAAATGCATTAGGGAAGGAATTTGACATTTCTTTGTTGGTGCTCACAAATTTGAACACTTGTGATTGtataaatgtctttctttttattaaaccAGAGTGTAGACAGAGTTGTGATGTAGAGTTCACAACCAGCAATGGCAGAATTGAGCTCTTAGGAAAAGGAAGAGCCAAATTGAAGATTTCAGGGAGTTTATCAGTCTGTGGTCAAAAGCACAGGAAAGAAGTAAGAAAATCAGATGCATTAGATTAGAGTGCATAGAGATAGTCAGGCTTACACTTTAGAAAATGCATGGCTGGAAAGGAAGataatctgaaaagaaaagacTACTGGTCGGTAATCACCTGAATTAATCTATACTCTACCTAGTTCTGGCACAAAAGACAATGTCTTGGTAGTCACAACTCCTGTTAACTAGAAAACATAGGAACCCACAAACTTAGATACGATGATATATTATTCCCACAGCATTCAGGTACTTTCCTGTCTGCTATCTATACTTACTCTGTTAAATCATTATTTGACTGAAAAAGTAATCAGGTCAGGCCCTcaatttatcctttgttttctgaaataattttgccATGCCATAACTTTCTCATGGCATTTTTCACTTCTGCATTCCTCAGTGTGTAGATGAGTGGATTGAGAAAGGGTGTTCCAATAGTATAAAATACTGCCACCATCTTGTCCATGGGGAAAGTGGTCAGGGGacgtgtatatatgaatatacatggGCCAAAGAATAAGATGACTACAGTTATGTGAGAAGTGCAAGCAGAGAgcctttttcttccctttggtACTGTGGTTTCTCAGTGAATGCAAGATGACAATATATGAAATTATCAAAATCATGAAACTACTTGAGCAAATTGCCCCACTGTTAGACACCAACAGCAGGTTGATCATGTAAGTGTCCATGCAGGCAAGTTTCAACAAGGGCTGCAAATCACAGCAATAATGATCAATCAAATAGGGTCCACAGAAAGGCAATCTTAAGGCCAGGATAATCTGGGCTGTAGAGTGTATAAAAGACCCTATCCAGGCAAGAACAATCAGGATGATGCAGACCTGCTGGCTCATGATGGTTGGGTAACGCAAGGGCTTACAGATGGCCACATAGTGATCAACAGCCATGAGAATGAGGACAAAGATCTCCATGCAGCCAAATAAATGTAGTGCAAAGACTTGTGTCATGCACTCATTGTaggatataattttcttttcagagagagcATCCACAATTAATCTAGGGGCTGTGGAAGTTGAAAAGCAAGAATCTGCAAAGGACAAATAAAAtaggaagaagtacatggggcTTCCTAGTGTCCGGCTGGACTTGATGGTCACAATAATGAGCACATTCCCCACCACAGTACCCATATAGAAAATTAAGAAGATTACAAACACTATTTTCTGCCTCAAGGGATCCTGTGTTAATCCTAACAGTGCGAATTCAGTCACACTGTTATTTTGCTGCATCGTTTCAGTTGATGTGAAGAAACCACAGATTAGAAATAGTTAatctgcaaaggaaaaaaaagaaataaattctaaatttagAGGTCAAATACATATTCTTGCAATGAAATTGCAACTTTCCAATGGGTTATTATTGacaattctttgtatttttttctgagtaaaaCGGAATTCATAGTAACTATTCAATATATTTAccaaactattattattatctttttttgaaacagaatgtCACTCTGTCctctaggctggactgcagtggcatgacaaaattacacatgaaaataatacaatcagaaatagaaaaacaacttgAAAGCAAATGATTCTTCAAACAAAGTAAACATTAATTTAGGGGTTTGGTATGAGTAGGTGTCTTCTGAGCTGAATGTGTTCCTTTAGCTTATAGccaagaataataaatattttgtactgTGTTGTGGTAACAGAGGAAAATGTACATGACTTACTACAATAGGCTTTCACATTATTTGAACCTGAC
This genomic window from Pan troglodytes isolate AG18354 chromosome 9, NHGRI_mPanTro3-v2.0_pri, whole genome shotgun sequence contains:
- the LOC100615556 gene encoding LOW QUALITY PROTEIN: olfactory receptor 4C11 (The sequence of the model RefSeq protein was modified relative to this genomic sequence to represent the inferred CDS: inserted 2 bases in 1 codon), whose translation is MQQNNSVTEFALLGLTQDPLRQKIVFVIFLIFYMGTVVGNVLIIVTIKSSRTLGSPMYFFLFYLSFADSCFSTSTAPRLIVDALSEKKIISYNECMTQVFALHLFGCMEIFVLILMAVDHYVAICKPLRYPTIMSQQVCIILIVLAWIGSFIHSTAQIILALRLPFCGPYLIDHYCCDLQPLLKLACMDTYMINLLLVSNSGAICSSSFMILIISYIVILHSLRNHSTKGKKKXLSACTSHITVVILFFGPCIFIYTRPLTTFPMDKMVAVFYTIGTPFLNPLIYTLRNAEVKNAMRKLWHGKIISENKG